In Fervidobacterium nodosum Rt17-B1, one genomic interval encodes:
- a CDS encoding acylphosphatase — MLEVWKKWNVRGVVQGVGFRHFVKNVARAIGVRGYVKNEDDGSVTIVAGGNDEQIKELFRRIMEGNGWSYISDYDEIDLPKQEYKDFHVEF; from the coding sequence ATGTTAGAAGTTTGGAAAAAATGGAATGTAAGAGGTGTTGTTCAAGGTGTTGGTTTTCGCCATTTTGTCAAAAACGTTGCAAGAGCAATAGGTGTCAGAGGTTATGTGAAAAATGAAGACGATGGAAGTGTTACAATAGTTGCTGGAGGTAACGATGAGCAAATAAAAGAGCTCTTTAGAAGAATCATGGAAGGAAATGGTTGGAGTTACATTTCCGATTACGACGAAATTGATTTACCAAAACAAGAATACAAAGACTTTCATGTAGAATTTTAG